The following are encoded in a window of Psychrobacter sp. P11F6 genomic DNA:
- a CDS encoding NRAMP family divalent metal transporter has product MTTQPLDNPRTNPNATDDTATSPQEGFSWRIFGPGILMATAAIGGSHLISSTQAGAIYGWQLAIMIILANVFKYPFFRFATDYVYDTGESLIAGYAKRSKVYLWVYFILSILSAVISTGAVSLIAAVILGFMLPASLGLSTMALSLIIVAVSWFFLIAGHYKLLDGVTKWIMIALTTATVAAVIIAAGKPTVMAADFVAASPWNLATLGFIVALMGWMPAPLEFAAITSMWTSAKVKADHTTHRQGLLDFNVGYAVSAILALFFLSLGVFVQYGSGQEIELVGGAYINQLINMYTATIGEWSRLLVAFVAFMCMFGTTITCADGYGRANAECWRLIKGESEINKKQIAFWTTYAIGGGLMIITFFTGQLGTMLKFAMISAFVSAPIFGWLNYSLVKNHKKLSFGMNALSIAGLIFLTGFALLFLANLAGLFG; this is encoded by the coding sequence ATGACCACACAACCACTCGATAATCCACGCACCAACCCAAATGCCACTGACGATACCGCAACCTCGCCGCAAGAAGGCTTTAGCTGGCGCATCTTTGGTCCCGGTATTTTGATGGCAACCGCTGCTATCGGTGGCTCACATTTGATTTCATCGACGCAGGCTGGCGCTATATATGGCTGGCAACTGGCCATTATGATTATTTTAGCCAACGTTTTTAAGTATCCATTTTTTCGCTTTGCAACCGACTACGTCTATGACACTGGCGAGAGTTTGATTGCAGGCTATGCCAAACGCTCAAAGGTATATCTGTGGGTATATTTTATACTCTCTATCCTATCGGCTGTCATTAGTACGGGCGCGGTCTCATTAATAGCAGCGGTTATCTTAGGTTTTATGCTACCAGCCTCCCTTGGTCTGTCGACGATGGCGCTGTCATTGATTATCGTGGCGGTTTCTTGGTTCTTTTTAATTGCAGGTCACTATAAGCTGCTTGATGGTGTGACCAAATGGATTATGATTGCGCTGACCACAGCAACGGTCGCTGCTGTCATCATTGCTGCTGGCAAGCCGACAGTCATGGCTGCTGACTTTGTCGCGGCCTCTCCTTGGAATTTAGCAACTTTAGGTTTCATCGTGGCACTCATGGGCTGGATGCCAGCACCGCTTGAGTTTGCCGCCATTACCTCGATGTGGACATCTGCCAAAGTCAAAGCCGATCACACCACCCATCGCCAAGGTTTGTTAGATTTTAACGTCGGTTATGCCGTCTCAGCAATTTTGGCATTGTTCTTCTTATCGTTAGGTGTGTTTGTACAGTATGGCTCAGGACAAGAAATTGAGCTGGTCGGTGGCGCTTATATCAATCAGTTGATCAACATGTATACCGCAACCATCGGTGAATGGTCACGTCTATTGGTCGCTTTCGTCGCCTTTATGTGTATGTTTGGTACGACGATTACCTGTGCAGACGGTTATGGCCGTGCCAACGCTGAGTGCTGGCGTCTAATAAAAGGTGAAAGCGAAATCAATAAAAAGCAAATCGCTTTTTGGACGACCTATGCTATCGGTGGTGGGTTGATGATTATCACTTTCTTTACTGGACAACTAGGTACTATGCTTAAGTTTGCCATGATATCGGCGTTTGTCTCAGCGCCTATCTTTGGCTGGTTAAATTACTCACTGGTTAAAAACCATAAAAAACTATCTTTTGGCATGAATGCACTCTCTATCGCGGGACTCATCTTCTTAACGGGTTTTGCGCTGTTATTTTTAGCCAATCTTGCTGGACTATTTGGCTAG
- the prpB gene encoding methylisocitrate lyase, with amino-acid sequence MTSSSAGARFRSALTQKNDNNQPLQIAGAINAYTAMMATQVGHQALYLSGAGVANASFGLPDLGMTSLDNVLEDARRITDAVDTPLLVDIDTGFGGAFNIAQTIRKMEKAGVAAVHIEDQVAQKRCGHRPNKEIVSISEMVDRLKAALDAKTDPDFVVMARTDALSVEGLDAAVERAVAFQEAGADMIFAEALTDIEMYRKFTDVLDIPVLANMTEFGQTDLYTTDQLYSVGVEMVLYPLSAFRAMNKAALNVYQHLLTDGTQEKVVDTMQTRMELYDFLNYHEFEQTLDKLFANK; translated from the coding sequence ATGACTTCATCTTCAGCAGGCGCACGCTTTCGCAGTGCCCTCACTCAAAAAAATGATAATAACCAGCCACTACAGATTGCAGGTGCTATCAATGCCTATACTGCAATGATGGCAACCCAAGTCGGTCACCAAGCGTTATATCTCTCTGGTGCTGGTGTGGCCAATGCCTCATTTGGTCTTCCTGATTTGGGTATGACTAGCCTTGATAATGTGCTAGAAGATGCACGCCGTATCACTGACGCAGTTGATACGCCGTTATTAGTAGATATCGACACTGGTTTTGGCGGTGCATTCAACATTGCCCAAACCATTAGAAAAATGGAAAAAGCGGGCGTGGCAGCGGTACATATCGAAGACCAAGTGGCGCAAAAACGTTGTGGTCATCGCCCAAATAAAGAAATCGTCAGTATTTCAGAAATGGTTGATCGCTTAAAAGCGGCATTGGATGCCAAAACGGACCCTGATTTTGTGGTCATGGCACGTACGGATGCGCTATCGGTCGAAGGGCTTGATGCTGCTGTAGAGCGCGCTGTTGCCTTCCAAGAAGCAGGCGCAGACATGATTTTTGCGGAAGCGCTAACCGATATCGAGATGTATCGTAAATTTACTGACGTACTAGATATTCCAGTACTTGCCAACATGACAGAGTTTGGTCAGACCGACCTATATACCACTGATCAACTATATAGCGTGGGTGTCGAGATGGTGCTCTATCCATTATCTGCCTTCCGAGCGATGAACAAAGCGGCATTAAACGTTTATCAGCATCTATTGACTGACGGTACACAAGAAAAAGTTGTAGATACCATGCAAACCCGCATGGAGCTGTATGATTTCTTAAATTATCATGAGTTTGAGCAGACGCTAGACAAGCTATTTGCTAATAAGTAG
- a CDS encoding DUF2059 domain-containing protein yields MPFFTANTALKTSLLSSTLAALLFMTGCDKTPETADDTTSGASTAEVDAAKETPAPVTQNDLVMTKITLDTVNSLLFAPVINSGALSAEQISCLESRDKDLGKAEVDSFYKSQFTDAELQELDDFYTSEVGKKLITFGNEQLRVMNGEEIAKPMADPTPEEMTKIQTFMESPLGVKYMKINNAEGEGSAMEVLNGPIEAEFERCNVDLDGPQLKQPA; encoded by the coding sequence ATGCCATTTTTTACTGCTAATACTGCTCTTAAAACGTCACTACTGAGCAGCACGCTTGCGGCGCTGTTATTTATGACGGGCTGTGATAAAACACCAGAAACCGCCGACGATACGACCAGTGGTGCAAGCACTGCTGAAGTTGATGCTGCCAAAGAGACTCCTGCACCTGTCACTCAAAACGACTTGGTCATGACGAAAATTACGCTAGATACTGTCAACAGCCTACTTTTTGCACCGGTTATCAATAGCGGTGCACTCAGTGCAGAGCAAATCAGCTGCCTCGAATCACGCGACAAAGACTTGGGTAAAGCCGAAGTCGATAGCTTCTATAAGAGTCAGTTTACCGATGCAGAGTTACAAGAGTTGGATGACTTTTATACGTCAGAGGTAGGGAAAAAGCTGATTACGTTTGGTAATGAGCAACTGCGTGTCATGAATGGTGAAGAGATTGCAAAGCCAATGGCTGACCCTACTCCAGAAGAAATGACTAAGATTCAGACATTCATGGAATCACCACTGGGTGTCAAGTATATGAAGATCAATAATGCTGAAGGCGAAGGCAGCGCAATGGAAGTCTTGAATGGCCCTATCGAAGCGGAGTTTGAGCGTTGTAATGTCGATTTAGATGGTCCACAGCTTAAGCAGCCTGCCTAA
- the prpC gene encoding 2-methylcitrate synthase has product MAAQNPSTKVLSGAGLRGQVAGKTALSTVGKSGSGLTYRGYDVSELADKCIFEEVAYLLLYGNLPTQSELDAYQTKLKSLRGLPQPLKEVLERIPAAAHPMDVLRTGCSMLGNLETEMSFDEENDQADRMLAAFPSIINYWYRFSHDNVRIETETDDDTIGGHFLHLLKGEKPNELHTKVMNVSLILYAEHEFNASTFTARVCASTLSDIHSCITGAIGSLRGHLHGGANEAAMDMIEGFSSPDEAEKEMMAMLARKDKIMGFGHAIYSESDPRNVVIKGWAEKLAADVGDEVLYPVSVRCEEVMWREKKLFCNADFFHASAYHFMGIPTKLFTPIFVCSRLTGWAAHVFEQRANNRIIRPSAEYTGEELRPVPDMSAR; this is encoded by the coding sequence ATGGCAGCACAAAACCCATCAACAAAAGTATTGTCAGGTGCAGGTCTACGCGGTCAAGTCGCAGGCAAGACGGCTTTATCTACCGTTGGCAAATCAGGCTCTGGTCTGACTTATCGCGGTTATGACGTATCAGAACTTGCTGACAAATGTATTTTTGAAGAAGTGGCTTACTTATTGTTATATGGCAACTTGCCAACCCAAAGCGAGCTTGATGCTTATCAGACCAAATTAAAAAGCTTACGTGGTTTGCCACAGCCATTAAAAGAAGTGCTTGAACGTATACCTGCTGCAGCGCACCCAATGGACGTGTTACGTACCGGTTGCTCAATGCTCGGTAACTTAGAAACTGAAATGAGCTTTGATGAGGAAAACGACCAAGCAGATCGTATGCTGGCGGCATTCCCATCAATCATTAACTATTGGTATCGCTTTAGCCACGACAATGTGCGTATTGAAACAGAAACGGATGACGACACGATTGGTGGTCACTTCTTGCATCTGCTTAAAGGTGAAAAGCCAAACGAGCTCCATACCAAGGTCATGAACGTTTCTCTTATCCTCTACGCTGAGCATGAGTTTAATGCCTCAACCTTTACCGCGCGCGTTTGTGCCTCTACGCTATCTGATATCCATTCTTGTATAACAGGTGCGATTGGCTCATTGCGCGGTCACTTGCATGGCGGCGCGAATGAAGCGGCGATGGATATGATTGAAGGCTTTAGCTCACCTGACGAAGCCGAAAAAGAGATGATGGCGATGCTGGCGCGTAAAGACAAAATCATGGGCTTTGGTCATGCTATCTATAGTGAATCAGACCCACGCAACGTCGTCATTAAAGGCTGGGCTGAAAAGCTCGCTGCTGACGTTGGTGATGAGGTGTTATACCCAGTATCAGTACGCTGTGAAGAAGTGATGTGGCGCGAGAAAAAACTGTTCTGTAATGCTGATTTTTTCCATGCTTCAGCCTATCACTTTATGGGTATCCCAACCAAACTGTTCACGCCAATCTTTGTTTGCTCGCGTCTAACTGGTTGGGCAGCACATGTGTTTGAGCAACGCGCTAACAACCGTATCATTCGCCCAAGCGCAGAGTACACTGGCGAAGAATTACGTCCAGTACCAGATATGAGTGCGCGTTAA
- the acnD gene encoding Fe/S-dependent 2-methylisocitrate dehydratase AcnD, translating to MNDQFKKPLPDTDLYYFDTREAVENIEAGAYDKLPFCSKVLCENLVRRCPPEELTAALKQHIEGKQDLDFPWYPARVVCHDILGQTAFVDLAGLRDAIAEQGGDPSKVNPIVPTQLIVDHSLAVEHAGFEENAFEKNRAIEERRNDDRFHFINWCQYAFDNVNVVPPGNGIMHQINLEKMSPIVQVVKNKAGEEVAFADTLVGTDSHTPMVDALGVISIGVGGLEAESVMLGNPSYMRLPDYVGVKLTGKLQRGITGTDLVLAMTEFLRDAGVVSTYIEFFGEGARQLSVGDRASISNMTPEYGATAAMFYIDEQTIDYLRLTGRSEAQIKLVEQYAKQTGLWADGMENAEYARVLEFDLSAVVRNMAGPSRPHARVSTTDLVAKGIAHAPEDKLPEPKDGLMPDGAVIIAAITSCTNTSNPRNMVAAGLVARNANKKGLLRKPWVKSSLAPGSKTVKMYLEEAGLMPELQEIGFDVVGFACTTCNGMSGALDPDIEKEIIDNDLFTTAVLSGNRNFDGRIHPYAKQAFLASPPLVIAYAIAGNIRFDIEKDSLGKDQDGNDVYLKDIWFDDDEVDAIVAKAVKPEQFNAVYIPMFDEAKKDTGKALSPLYNWREQTTYIRRPPYWEGKMAAMNKLKGMRPLAVLGDNITTDHLSPSNAILGDSAAGEYLDTMGLPAEDYNSYATHRGDHLTAQRATFANPKLLNEMVRDEKGEVIQGSLARVEPEGQVMRMWEAIETYMNREQPLIIIAGDGYGQGSSRDWAAKGVRLAGVEVVVAEDFERIHRQNLVGMGALPLQFKEGVNRNTLNIDGTEIFDIEGEVSAGGEMTLVINRTDGTVDKAPVICRLDTADEVKMYNAGGMLQRFAKEFIDGTLDIA from the coding sequence ATGAATGATCAATTCAAAAAGCCCCTGCCAGATACCGACCTCTATTACTTTGATACCCGTGAGGCTGTCGAAAATATTGAAGCTGGCGCGTATGACAAGCTACCGTTTTGCTCAAAAGTACTATGTGAAAACTTGGTGCGCCGTTGCCCACCAGAAGAGCTAACCGCGGCGCTTAAACAGCATATAGAAGGCAAACAAGATTTAGATTTTCCTTGGTACCCTGCCCGTGTCGTTTGTCATGATATTTTAGGTCAGACGGCGTTTGTTGATTTGGCGGGCTTACGTGATGCCATCGCTGAGCAAGGCGGTGACCCATCAAAAGTCAATCCAATCGTGCCAACGCAATTAATTGTTGACCATTCATTGGCCGTTGAACATGCAGGCTTTGAAGAAAACGCATTTGAGAAAAACCGCGCCATTGAAGAGCGTCGTAACGATGATCGCTTTCACTTTATCAACTGGTGTCAGTATGCCTTTGATAACGTCAACGTCGTACCGCCTGGTAACGGCATCATGCACCAAATCAACTTAGAGAAAATGTCACCGATTGTACAAGTGGTCAAAAACAAAGCTGGTGAAGAAGTTGCCTTTGCTGATACGCTCGTCGGTACAGACAGCCATACGCCTATGGTTGATGCTTTAGGTGTTATCTCAATCGGTGTTGGGGGCTTAGAAGCTGAAAGCGTGATGTTAGGCAACCCATCATACATGCGCCTACCGGATTACGTTGGTGTTAAGCTAACGGGCAAATTGCAAAGAGGCATTACTGGTACCGATTTGGTACTCGCGATGACCGAGTTCTTACGTGATGCTGGCGTAGTCTCTACCTATATTGAATTCTTCGGTGAAGGTGCGCGCCAACTGAGCGTCGGTGACCGTGCGTCTATCTCCAATATGACGCCTGAATATGGCGCGACGGCGGCGATGTTCTATATCGATGAGCAAACCATCGACTATCTACGTCTAACCGGTCGTTCTGAGGCTCAAATCAAATTGGTTGAGCAGTATGCCAAGCAAACCGGTCTATGGGCTGATGGCATGGAAAATGCGGAATACGCGCGTGTGCTTGAGTTTGATTTGTCCGCTGTTGTCCGTAATATGGCAGGTCCTTCACGTCCGCATGCTCGCGTATCCACCACGGATTTGGTTGCCAAAGGTATTGCTCACGCTCCTGAAGATAAATTACCAGAACCAAAAGATGGTCTGATGCCAGATGGCGCGGTGATTATTGCCGCAATTACCAGCTGTACCAACACCTCTAACCCTCGCAACATGGTTGCAGCGGGCTTGGTTGCGCGTAATGCTAATAAGAAAGGTTTGTTACGCAAGCCTTGGGTGAAGTCATCATTAGCACCAGGCTCAAAAACGGTAAAAATGTACCTAGAAGAAGCCGGCTTGATGCCTGAGCTCCAAGAAATCGGCTTTGACGTGGTTGGTTTTGCTTGTACCACCTGTAACGGCATGAGTGGCGCGCTTGATCCTGACATCGAGAAAGAAATCATTGATAATGACTTATTCACTACCGCAGTGTTATCAGGTAACCGTAACTTTGATGGTCGTATCCATCCGTATGCCAAGCAAGCATTTTTAGCGTCACCACCATTGGTGATTGCCTATGCTATTGCCGGTAATATCCGTTTTGATATCGAAAAAGACTCGTTAGGTAAAGACCAAGACGGCAATGACGTTTATCTAAAAGACATTTGGTTCGATGATGATGAAGTTGATGCTATCGTGGCTAAAGCGGTAAAACCTGAGCAATTTAACGCTGTTTATATTCCGATGTTTGACGAAGCCAAAAAAGACACGGGTAAAGCATTAAGTCCGCTCTATAACTGGCGTGAACAGACGACTTATATCCGCCGTCCGCCGTATTGGGAAGGCAAAATGGCGGCGATGAATAAGCTAAAAGGTATGCGTCCGTTAGCGGTACTCGGTGATAACATCACCACTGACCATTTATCACCATCTAATGCGATTTTGGGCGATTCGGCGGCTGGCGAGTATCTTGATACTATGGGTTTACCGGCGGAAGACTATAACTCTTATGCGACCCATCGCGGTGACCACTTAACGGCGCAGCGTGCGACCTTTGCCAATCCTAAGCTATTGAATGAGATGGTACGTGACGAGAAAGGTGAGGTTATCCAAGGTTCACTTGCTAGAGTAGAGCCTGAAGGTCAAGTCATGCGTATGTGGGAAGCCATTGAAACCTATATGAACCGTGAACAGCCGCTGATCATCATCGCAGGTGATGGCTATGGTCAAGGCTCAAGCCGTGACTGGGCTGCCAAAGGTGTGCGTTTAGCTGGCGTAGAAGTGGTTGTCGCTGAAGATTTTGAGCGTATCCATCGTCAAAACTTGGTCGGTATGGGCGCACTACCTTTGCAGTTTAAAGAAGGTGTCAATCGTAATACCCTAAATATCGATGGTACTGAAATATTCGATATCGAAGGCGAAGTGTCTGCTGGTGGTGAGATGACATTGGTCATTAACCGCACAGATGGTACTGTCGATAAAGCGCCCGTTATCTGCCGTTTAGATACCGCTGATGAAGTTAAAATGTATAATGCGGGCGGTATGCTCCAGCGCTTTGCCAAAGAGTTTATCGATGGCACGTTAGATATCGCGTAA
- the prpF gene encoding 2-methylaconitate cis-trans isomerase PrpF, translating to MTQSTSENKPKFAPQISVPATYMRGGTSKGTFFKLSDLPERCQVAGESRDNFLLRVIGSPDPYGKQIDGLGNGSSSTSKTVILSKSEKENHDVNYLFGQVNIAKPMIDWAGNCGNLTAAVGACAINMSLVDTDKIANSANTGICEVRIWQQNIGKTIIAHVPVYLDEQGKVQVQETGDFELDGVTFPAAEVKIEFIDPVDSSSDMFPTNNLVDDFDVSGCGLNTDNVKATFISAGIPTIFMKAEDLGFTGTELQGDINSDSETLAKLEKIRAKGGVAMGLFKDVSEAQSSQHIPKIAWVGAAQSYSASSGKAVEANEIDLVVRAMSMGQLHHAMMGTAAVAIAAAATTQGTLVNEAAGGGQSKKQLSEVRFGHPSGTLLVGGKTEQVDGRWQAKKVSMSRSARRIMVGEVFVPADAF from the coding sequence ATGACCCAATCAACTTCAGAAAATAAACCAAAATTCGCCCCACAAATATCCGTCCCTGCCACCTATATGCGTGGCGGCACCTCAAAAGGCACGTTCTTTAAACTCTCCGACCTACCAGAACGTTGCCAAGTTGCTGGCGAGTCGCGCGATAATTTCCTATTACGTGTCATCGGTAGCCCTGACCCTTATGGTAAGCAAATTGACGGCTTAGGAAATGGTAGCTCTAGCACCTCAAAGACAGTAATCTTATCCAAGTCTGAAAAAGAAAACCATGATGTCAACTATCTGTTTGGACAGGTAAATATTGCCAAGCCGATGATTGATTGGGCGGGTAACTGTGGCAACTTAACTGCGGCGGTTGGTGCCTGTGCCATTAATATGAGCTTAGTCGATACTGATAAGATCGCAAATAGTGCGAATACTGGCATTTGCGAAGTACGCATTTGGCAACAGAATATCGGTAAAACCATTATTGCCCATGTGCCTGTTTACTTAGATGAACAAGGCAAGGTACAAGTCCAAGAAACGGGCGATTTTGAGCTAGATGGTGTGACCTTTCCTGCTGCCGAAGTAAAGATTGAATTTATTGATCCAGTAGATTCATCTAGTGATATGTTCCCGACAAACAATCTAGTCGATGATTTTGATGTGTCGGGTTGTGGCCTAAATACTGATAACGTAAAGGCGACCTTTATCAGTGCGGGTATCCCAACCATCTTTATGAAAGCAGAAGATTTGGGCTTTACCGGTACTGAGCTGCAAGGTGATATCAACAGCGATAGCGAAACCTTGGCTAAGCTTGAAAAAATCCGTGCCAAAGGCGGTGTTGCGATGGGGCTGTTTAAAGACGTCAGTGAAGCGCAAAGCAGTCAGCATATACCCAAGATTGCATGGGTTGGCGCTGCACAAAGTTACAGCGCATCAAGTGGCAAAGCCGTTGAGGCGAATGAGATTGATCTTGTCGTACGGGCGATGAGCATGGGGCAACTACATCATGCCATGATGGGCACGGCAGCGGTTGCGATTGCCGCAGCGGCAACTACACAAGGTACATTGGTCAATGAAGCGGCAGGTGGCGGTCAATCGAAAAAGCAACTTAGTGAAGTACGTTTTGGTCATCCCTCTGGCACGTTATTAGTAGGCGGAAAAACCGAGCAAGTCGATGGTCGCTGGCAAGCCAAAAAGGTGTCGATGAGCCGCTCTGCTCGTCGTATCATGGTTGGAGAAGTGTTTGTACCAGCAGATGCGTTTTAA
- a CDS encoding ABC transporter ATP-binding protein, translated as MPTSPTLNKSPLDKKPPLKKTERRALLWDILKKLAVFAQPYRLIIIATLILTVLGSFTAQVNAFVLRYAVDTLTEIATLTEPWEAGVRMLTIISVVLLTKEILSIFISFGQRFYGEKIRINLSRDLSQKIIERILTYRMAFYTSSENDSGKLQTRIDYGVSSLTSLVQNFFIDMLPLFASAIVSLIIMFSTNFWIGLVGLIIIPIYFFISQKQARRLQGFRRQMRGYREAKSGLVISLINSISVVKSFVRESIEAEKHLTIQKDMTDNQLRIRSIGFIYDAIKTFIEQIGVVVIILLTSYFVLKGQMTIGMILFHVMLFQNVAAPIRQLHRIYDQINNALTYAEGFFEILEDDDQVEKVSGLSSKNLKGHIELKHVNFTYPNGTQALKDVSFTIKPNRITALVGLSGAGKSTIINLLVRFYEPDAGTICLDGQNLADYDTHELRQNIGLVLQSNHIFSGTISENIRYGDMNATDEDIIIAAKKASIHEQIINLAEGYESTAKSLSGGQQQRIALARMFLKDPPIVFLDEPTASLDAIASQQVKKSLDLIKKDRTVIMVSHNIAQIIDAVDLVVIEDGRVVETGTHEALYEKHGKYFEIFNAMSDSLNLDKISQTLKG; from the coding sequence ATGCCAACTTCTCCTACTCTTAATAAATCACCACTAGACAAAAAGCCGCCGCTCAAAAAAACGGAGCGACGGGCTTTGCTGTGGGATATCCTAAAAAAGCTTGCCGTCTTTGCTCAGCCTTATCGCTTAATAATCATTGCTACCTTGATATTGACGGTGCTAGGCTCCTTTACGGCTCAGGTTAATGCCTTTGTGCTGCGCTATGCTGTTGATACCTTGACCGAAATCGCCACCCTTACCGAGCCTTGGGAAGCTGGCGTGCGCATGCTCACTATTATCAGTGTGGTATTGCTGACTAAAGAGATATTGTCGATATTCATCTCGTTTGGACAGCGCTTTTATGGTGAAAAGATTCGTATCAATCTCTCGCGTGATTTATCGCAAAAAATCATTGAGCGTATCTTAACTTACCGTATGGCGTTTTATACCAGTAGTGAAAACGACAGTGGCAAGCTGCAAACCCGTATCGATTATGGCGTTAGCAGTCTTACAAGCCTAGTACAGAACTTCTTTATCGATATGCTACCGCTGTTTGCAAGTGCCATTGTATCGCTAATCATTATGTTTTCGACCAACTTTTGGATCGGCTTGGTTGGTCTTATTATCATCCCGATATATTTCTTCATCAGTCAAAAACAAGCACGGCGTCTACAAGGTTTTCGTCGGCAGATGCGTGGCTATAGAGAAGCCAAAAGTGGCTTGGTTATCTCCTTGATCAACTCCATCAGCGTGGTGAAATCCTTTGTTCGTGAGTCGATAGAAGCAGAAAAGCACTTAACCATTCAAAAAGACATGACTGACAATCAGCTGCGCATTCGCAGTATTGGTTTTATTTATGATGCGATAAAGACCTTTATTGAGCAGATTGGCGTGGTGGTAATCATTCTGCTGACATCCTACTTTGTATTAAAAGGCCAGATGACCATCGGTATGATTTTATTCCATGTCATGCTATTTCAAAACGTCGCGGCCCCTATCCGTCAATTACATCGCATATATGATCAAATTAACAATGCGCTTACCTATGCTGAAGGCTTTTTTGAGATTTTAGAGGACGATGATCAAGTTGAAAAAGTCTCTGGTTTGAGTAGCAAAAACTTAAAAGGTCATATTGAGCTTAAACATGTCAACTTTACCTATCCTAATGGCACCCAAGCGCTAAAGGATGTCAGTTTTACCATCAAGCCCAATCGCATTACGGCGCTGGTGGGCTTAAGTGGTGCTGGCAAGAGTACGATTATCAATCTGTTGGTAAGGTTTTATGAGCCTGACGCCGGCACGATATGCTTAGATGGTCAGAATCTAGCCGACTACGATACCCATGAGCTGAGGCAAAATATCGGTTTGGTACTACAAAGTAATCATATATTTTCCGGTACGATTAGCGAAAATATCCGCTATGGCGATATGAATGCGACTGATGAAGATATTATCATTGCAGCAAAAAAAGCCTCCATTCATGAGCAAATTATTAATTTAGCAGAAGGCTATGAGAGTACAGCAAAGTCATTGTCTGGTGGTCAACAGCAACGTATCGCGCTGGCACGAATGTTTTTAAAAGATCCGCCTATTGTGTTTTTGGATGAGCCAACCGCTAGCCTCGATGCCATCGCCAGCCAACAAGTGAAGAAGAGCTTAGATCTCATCAAAAAAGATCGTACCGTGATTATGGTTTCGCATAATATTGCCCAAATTATCGATGCGGTTGACTTGGTCGTGATAGAAGATGGTCGCGTGGTTGAAACCGGTACGCATGAAGCGCTATATGAGAAACACGGCAAATATTTTGAGATATTCAATGCCATGTCGGATAGCTTAAATTTGGATAAAATCAGCCAGACTCTAAAGGGTTAG
- a CDS encoding GNAT family N-acetyltransferase, which translates to MTCEFSIKTFDELTSVDLYHILKARSQVFVVEQNCAYQDMDEVDFDCLHLIAHQNEALVGYCRIIPPEFNKLKSNLSVADPTIKTNHTAMPAIGRVLVLSEHRGEGIARQMMIHAIAHCRKKYGKKRPIILSAQAYLLSFYESLGFVPEGDHYLEDNIEHVKMVLYVAKKNKVQKERTESASTTNKVLSFLLFIMAALFVLGLLYLMI; encoded by the coding sequence ATGACTTGTGAATTTTCTATCAAAACCTTTGATGAGCTGACCTCAGTTGATCTCTATCATATTTTAAAAGCCCGATCACAAGTGTTTGTGGTTGAGCAAAACTGCGCTTATCAAGATATGGATGAGGTGGACTTTGACTGCCTACATCTTATCGCGCATCAAAACGAGGCGTTGGTAGGCTACTGCCGTATTATTCCGCCTGAATTTAATAAATTAAAATCCAATCTATCGGTCGCCGACCCTACGATTAAGACCAATCATACTGCTATGCCTGCCATCGGTAGAGTGCTGGTATTATCAGAGCACAGAGGTGAAGGTATCGCACGGCAGATGATGATTCATGCCATAGCGCACTGCCGTAAAAAATATGGCAAGAAGCGCCCGATTATACTCTCTGCACAAGCCTACTTACTCAGCTTTTATGAGTCCTTGGGGTTTGTACCTGAAGGCGATCATTATCTCGAAGATAACATAGAGCATGTAAAAATGGTTCTATACGTTGCCAAGAAAAACAAAGTACAAAAAGAGCGTACTGAGTCTGCCTCCACAACGAACAAAGTATTAAGTTTTCTGCTGTTTATCATGGCGGCTTTATTTGTGTTAGGTCTGCTATATTTGATGATTTAA